The window TTATCTCACCTGTTTAGTATTGCGGCAGTGCTGCTGTTGTTTGATCAGGATGCTGCTGCCGCCGCCTCGCCTCGCACACGCGAGTCATGAAGTGTCACCACCAACCGGCCTGCGCTGCACCCGGTAGGTGGAGCGCGTGAAGCGAGTTTGGCGCAGTGCTCGGGAAGATTTCTGGGACATGTAGTCTTTCTTTTGATTAACGCATTCCATTTACTTAACGTAAATAGGATGTATACGCACATCTCTGACACAGTTGCaacagaaaattataggctacATTTAGACTGAACAAATGATGATTTTATGTATATGATTCATTAGGGATAAGATGTATTTCTAATATAAGATTTAAAATCCATTACACCAAGCCCTAGGTGGAAACAAGCACGGTTTATAACGCACATGTATAACAGGCCGTTATCATAAGGTTTCAACAAAACAAGCAGCTGCTGTTGAAGTCACACTGGCAGGTTGACTTTGTGTCGAATGTGCTGACACGAATTTAAAAAACCGAATGAGAGAATAAAACCTAACGCATTACAATATATATGTTTTCATCTGCTGCTGTTCAATAAaatgtgtatatctgtatatggtATTATTATTTTCGTTTTCAGACATCAACAGACATTACAAATGTAACGAATCTGCACCCGCACGTCTTTGACTACATTTACCTACAGCACTGTGTCATTGACAAACATGGCTTCCTCCACGGGTGATACAAACTCTGCTGCCTCCGACTTACAAGGTCCAGCTTCGGCTGGTTCGAGTAAGGACAGCCTACCGATTCAATACAGTATGATTCTGGACCATCTTATCGGGGACAAGCGGCCCGTAAAGGAGCTGAGCCCCGGCGTTATGGGGGGGTTGCCGGTGCCTTTTAAAAGCGACGAGCAGAAGATGATCGAGAGGGGAATGGAGAGCTGCGCCTTCAAGTCGGTGCTAGCCTGTGTGGGAGGTAACACTAAcattataaatgtgtgtgtgtgtgtgtgtgtgtgtgtgtgcatgcatgcatgcgcgcgcgcgtgtgtgcgtgtgtgtgtgtgtgtgtgtgtgtgtgcgcgcgcgcgcgcgtgcgcaCCAGTTATCTGGTGTCAGAGCGCCAAGCTCGAGGACACTGGGACTTGGATTTTTGTATGGTGTTTCCATAATGTAAAGCTGAAATGACAATGATACATAATCAGTCATCTTAAGGGCAGTAATATTTCTCAGATCAGTGGAGAATAGCTCAACAGTATGCATCGTTTATTCCTCAAGTCTGTAAATATTGTTGTGATTTATTGTGCAGACACTCATGTTGGTGTTTTTGTTCTCCACAGGGTTTGTCCTCGGAGGAGCTTTTGGTGTTTTCACTGCTGGCATCGATACCAATGTTGGCTTCGACCCCAAAGACCCTCTGAAAACTCCAACAGCACGAGAAGTCCTCAAAGACATGGGCCAGAGGGGGATGTCGTATGCCAAGAACTTTGCCATTGTGGGCGCCATGTTCTCCTGCACAGAGTGCATCATAGAATCAGTATGTGACTCGCACCACTTCTCTTCATTATCTTTTCATTATGTGGGGCTAGTGGCGTTGGGGTGACACATACTGATGTTGGATATAACCACACAGCTTCATGAACTCAGATAAATCAAGACTTTGGAATCTGGTGAACACGTGAATATGATTTTACACGCCACTCGACTGTGTGGTAAGATTTAGAGGATTAAATCAAATGATATCACattgaattatttttaaattgctCTACAAGAATACTAAACTGAGCAGAATGTCTGGCAGGAGctcaaaacaaatgaataaat is drawn from Sander vitreus isolate 19-12246 chromosome 13, sanVit1, whole genome shotgun sequence and contains these coding sequences:
- the timm22 gene encoding mitochondrial import inner membrane translocase subunit Tim22; its protein translation is MASSTGDTNSAASDLQGPASAGSSKDSLPIQYSMILDHLIGDKRPVKELSPGVMGGLPVPFKSDEQKMIERGMESCAFKSVLACVGGFVLGGAFGVFTAGIDTNVGFDPKDPLKTPTAREVLKDMGQRGMSYAKNFAIVGAMFSCTECIIESHRGKSDWKNAVYSGCVTGGAIGLRAGLKAGVLGCGGFAAFSAAIEYYLR